In the genome of Mus pahari unplaced genomic scaffold, PAHARI_EIJ_v1.1 scaffold_13781_1, whole genome shotgun sequence, one region contains:
- the LOC110314881 gene encoding serine protease inhibitor A3F-like produces the protein MLAAGSALQEKTVMAGTSPAVLGCPDVTLGRDTTVQEVQENVTPMDSLTLSSSNTDFAFSLYKELVLKNPDENIVFSPFSISTALALLSLGAKRNTLKEILEGLKFNLTETSEEDIHQGFRYLLYLLSQPRDQVQISTGSALFVEKHLQILAEFKEKARALYQAEAFTADFQHPREATKLINDYVRKQTQGKIKELVSDLDERTLMVLVNYIYFKGKWKMPFDPRDTFNSEFYLDDKRSVKVPMMKIEELTTPYFRDDELSCSMVELKYTGNASALFILPDQGRMQQVEASLQPETLRKWKDSLRPSRISELHLPKFFISNDYSLEDVLTVLGIREVFSTQADLSAITGTTDLRVSQVVHKAVLDVAETGTEAAAATGVKIQLRCGKMYSMTMCFNRPFLMIISDINTHVVLFMAKVINPK, from the exons ATGCTGGCAGCTGGCTCAGCTCTGCAG GAGAAGACAGTAATGGCTGGTACCTCCCCTGCTGTCCTTGGCTGCCCAGATGTCACCTTGGGAAGGGACACTACAGTCCAGGAAGTCCAAGAAAATGTCACACCAATGGACAGTTTAACACTGTCCTCCAGCAACACTGACTTTGCCTTCAGCCTCTACAAGGAGCTGGTTTTGAAGAATCCAGATGAAAATATTGTCTTCTCCCCATTCAGCATCTCCACTGCCTTGGCCCTCCTGTCCCTGGGAGCAAAGAGAAATACCCTGAAGGAAATTCTAGAAGGTCTGAAGTTCAATCTCACAGAGACCTCTGAGGAAGACATCCACCAGGGCTTTAGGTACCTGCTATACCTTCTCAGTCAGCCAAGGGACCAGGTACAGATCAGCACAGGCAGTGCCCTGTTTGTTGAAAAGCACCTGCAGATCCTGGCAGAGTTCAAGGAGAAGGCAAGGGCTCTGTACCAGGCTGAGGCCTTCACAGCTGACTTCCAGCATCCTCGTGAGGCCACAAAGCTCATCAATGACTATGTGAGGAAACAGACCCAGGGGAAGATCAAGGAGCTGGTCTCAGACCTGGATGAGAGGACATTGATGGTGCTGGTGAATTACATCTACTTTAAAG GCAAATGGAAGATGCCCTTTGACCCCCGGGACACATTTAATTCCGAGTTTTACTTGGATGACAAAAGGTCTGTGAAGGTACCCATGATGAAAATAGAGGAACTGACCACACCCTACTTCCGGGATGATGAGCTATCCTGCTCTATGGTGGAGCTGAAGTACACAGGAAATGCCAGTGCCCTGTTCATCCTCCCTGACCAGGGCAGGATGCAGCAGGTGGAAGCCAGCTTGCAACCAGAGACCCTGAGGAAGTGGAAGGACTCTCTGAGGCCCAG TAGGATAAGTGAGCTCCACCTGCCCAAGTTCTTCATCTCTAACGACTACAGCCTGGAGGATGTCCTTACTGTGCTGGGCATCAGGGAAGTCTTCTCCACACAGGCTGACCTGTCTGCAATTACAGGAACCACGGACCTGCGAGTCTCTCAG GTGGTCCACAAGGCTGTGCTGGATGTGGCTGAGACAGGCACAGAGGCAGCTGCTGCCACAGGAGTCAAAATTCAGCTACGTTGTGGAAAAATGTATTCTATGACCATGTGTTTCAACAGGCCATTCCTGATGATTATCTCTGACATAAATACTCATGTTGTCCTCTTTATGGCCAAAGTAATAAACCCCAAGTGA